In Thioalkalivibrio paradoxus ARh 1, the following are encoded in one genomic region:
- a CDS encoding porin family protein: MRAYESSRWSKAAAIAGILLLQPLQAGAGESAPRPTNLQLHGFATQGVVVTDKNNFFGPSSDRPSFQFIELGLNASLRPRPDTLIAGQVISRRAGGERSDAQPAIDYLLVDRQMHAGPDGHWGIRLGRAKNPFGLFNETRDVAFTRPGILLPQSIYFDRTRSLALSSDGLAVYAERNLPAGDVRMHLGVGRPQTGEDLEWVAMGSKQPGSFRGKTSVIGQALYEHDGGRIVAALSAADTGARFRSGPGGPGNVEFSFTPWILSLQYNAEQWSLTGEYARRPSSLTGFDAPFRDFDVTGESAYLEYSRRLNHEWTWRVRYDVLYADHNDRSGQRFAQATGLPAHTRFAKDWSTGVQWQVNPNLMLAAEYHRVDGTGWLPGPDNPDPTSTSRRWDMLLGQMSLRF, encoded by the coding sequence ATGCGCGCGTACGAATCATCCCGGTGGAGTAAGGCCGCTGCGATCGCCGGGATCCTGCTGCTCCAGCCTCTGCAGGCCGGGGCCGGCGAGAGCGCTCCGCGCCCAACGAATCTGCAGTTGCACGGGTTCGCGACCCAAGGGGTGGTGGTGACCGACAAGAACAATTTCTTCGGTCCCAGCAGCGATCGCCCGAGCTTTCAATTCATCGAGCTGGGGCTCAATGCCTCGCTGCGGCCGCGGCCGGATACGCTGATTGCCGGCCAGGTGATCAGCCGCCGCGCCGGCGGAGAACGCAGCGATGCCCAGCCGGCAATCGATTACCTGCTGGTCGACCGGCAGATGCACGCGGGGCCTGACGGTCACTGGGGTATTCGGCTCGGACGCGCCAAGAACCCTTTCGGGCTGTTCAACGAGACCCGGGATGTCGCATTCACCCGACCGGGGATTCTGCTTCCGCAGTCCATCTACTTCGACCGCACCCGGTCGCTGGCCTTGTCCAGTGACGGCCTCGCGGTCTACGCAGAAAGGAATCTTCCGGCAGGCGACGTACGGATGCACCTTGGGGTCGGCAGACCGCAGACCGGGGAAGATCTGGAGTGGGTCGCAATGGGCAGCAAACAACCGGGATCGTTCCGGGGCAAGACATCGGTGATCGGGCAGGCACTGTACGAACACGATGGCGGACGTATCGTCGCAGCGCTGAGCGCTGCGGATACCGGCGCCCGGTTCCGCTCTGGTCCTGGGGGGCCTGGCAACGTCGAGTTCAGTTTCACTCCCTGGATCCTTTCGCTGCAGTACAACGCAGAGCAATGGAGTCTCACCGGAGAATACGCTCGCCGGCCTTCCAGCCTGACCGGATTCGATGCGCCGTTCAGGGATTTCGACGTGACTGGTGAAAGCGCATACCTGGAGTACTCGCGGCGCCTGAACCACGAGTGGACCTGGAGAGTGCGTTACGACGTCCTCTATGCCGACCACAACGACCGGTCCGGGCAGCGGTTCGCGCAGGCTACCGGGCTGCCCGCCCACACCCGCTTCGCCAAGGACTGGAGCACCGGCGTGCAGTGGCAGGTGAACCCGAATCTGATGCTCGCGGCGGAGTACCACCGGGTGGATGGCACCGGCTGGCTGCCCGGCCCGGACAACCCCGATCCGACATCGACCTCGCGGCGCTGGGACATGCTGCTGGGTCAGATGTCCCTGCGCTTTTGA
- a CDS encoding type 2 periplasmic-binding domain-containing protein, translating to MGAARIRSDSIPLEKAVANAQTAEARMLATILLGTILVLLMPAASASEDVLLVGHADLPAEALAAHSARAIFAMRQRSWPDGQAARVFVLPDDHPVHVEFTKAVLGVFPHQLRLAWDRQIFSGSGQAPQRVNSESEMVERVASTPGAVGYATRGAINARVRIIPVE from the coding sequence ATGGGCGCTGCACGGATCCGGTCCGACAGCATCCCGTTGGAAAAGGCGGTGGCCAATGCCCAAACGGCCGAGGCGCGCATGCTGGCGACAATCCTGTTAGGCACGATTCTCGTACTGCTGATGCCGGCGGCGTCTGCGTCCGAGGACGTGCTGCTGGTAGGGCATGCCGATCTGCCGGCCGAGGCGCTGGCAGCGCACTCGGCTCGGGCCATCTTCGCGATGCGCCAGCGCAGTTGGCCGGATGGCCAGGCCGCGCGGGTTTTCGTTCTTCCGGACGACCATCCGGTACATGTCGAGTTCACGAAGGCGGTGCTGGGTGTCTTCCCGCACCAGCTTCGGCTGGCTTGGGACCGCCAGATCTTTTCCGGGTCCGGCCAGGCGCCGCAACGGGTTAACAGCGAGTCCGAAATGGTGGAACGGGTAGCCTCAACGCCGGGCGCCGTCGGCTACGCCACAAGGGGGGCAATCAATGCGCGCGTACGAATCATCCCGGTGGAGTAA
- a CDS encoding PEP-CTERM/exosortase system-associated acyltransferase: protein MNDVALVQAFSKYFDLVVPAEGSEEMNEIFRMRYEVYCREFRYEREEDCPGGMETDGYDARSWHCMVRHRPSRYAAGCVRLIHCEPEDPSSLLPLESKFGESLFHPELRPELLDRGTICEISRLAVHSTFRRRVGELSTPLGNLASFNFAPDQIRTFPLVTICLFMAVLIVGGARGKEHGFAMMEPRLARLLKLSGFQFTQVGESVDYHGARAAYYMDLTHALRVVRASRVLGKLYSTAQHRLEETTGWRETA from the coding sequence GTGAACGATGTAGCCCTGGTCCAGGCTTTCAGCAAGTACTTCGATCTGGTGGTTCCCGCCGAGGGTTCCGAGGAGATGAACGAGATCTTCCGGATGCGCTATGAAGTCTATTGCCGCGAATTCCGTTACGAGCGCGAGGAGGATTGTCCCGGGGGAATGGAAACCGACGGATATGACGCCCGGTCCTGGCATTGCATGGTTCGCCACCGTCCCTCCAGGTATGCTGCGGGTTGTGTCCGGCTGATCCACTGCGAACCGGAGGATCCCTCGAGTCTCCTGCCATTGGAGAGCAAGTTCGGCGAGAGTCTCTTTCACCCGGAGCTGCGCCCGGAGCTGCTGGACCGCGGCACGATCTGCGAGATCTCCCGACTGGCGGTTCATTCGACCTTCCGGCGGCGTGTCGGAGAGTTGAGTACGCCGCTCGGGAACCTGGCCTCGTTCAACTTTGCTCCCGACCAGATCCGGACCTTTCCCTTGGTTACGATCTGCCTGTTCATGGCGGTGCTGATCGTCGGTGGGGCGCGGGGCAAGGAGCATGGTTTTGCGATGATGGAGCCGCGCCTCGCACGATTGCTGAAACTCAGCGGCTTCCAGTTCACTCAGGTGGGCGAGAGCGTCGACTACCATGGTGCGCGGGCCGCGTATTACATGGACCTCACGCACGCCCTGCGGGTGGTCCGGGCTTCGCGTGTGCTTGGCAAGCTTTACAGTACCGCGCAGCACCGGCTGGAGGAAACGACGGGCTGGCGAGAAACGGCATGA
- a CDS encoding bifunctional diguanylate cyclase/phosphodiesterase yields the protein MPVAAYPSTRPTRARRSRRPFLSLKWRALLLTSLVLLGLAAMYTLLSHANLNLQFEQHREVIHERQARESKLAMASSQEHLQQLGSLLPSLSGMGPALQRRDRSAVAASFDPQWPVIQLEVGVDEVLIFSSEAEQLGAWGEPLGNPERGAAPPITDWIREALDQQTPRHALWCENRCRQYAVVPLLVDGMLGGAVVLSRSLAEVALNAQRISGSDIGLLIDRAQPDPDLVPDRHLEPWSGNVAILTGELHTRPVLHAASSLWTLETLVHSPRQLDWQDQHYELTALPLEVTPGSRAGHLLLISDITEQMHAIRQDTRTALAVALSGWLAAELLLLGILWGPMDRLRRLSEQLPLLARGEFQAVRRAVGQPRKQLADEIDLIDVVTLDLSSQLEALEERVKARDRELSARMVELGRQRDFVNRLLDTARVIIVTHDAGGRVSLVNAYGQSLVGQSGDEIRGQHFRDVFMNGGGDRPTEELLSQEETALIGNDGESRTIAWYHAPLHNAETGNATVISVGLDVTARKAAEERLSWLASHDPLTNLPNRRAFQLAMEQAFERPSARGAILFLDLDQFKDINDFSGHQSGDQLLNLVAEALEEVVGTDGIVARLGGDEFGILLRDAEEAQATALAERVARRLERVALPVGGLRHRTTASVGVALFPRHGDNPLDLMASADLAMYQAKDAGPGHWHILPTANKVREAVQERVYWVEYLRDALVEEKFELFAQPLLRLADDHVNHYELLVRMRGPNGELVSPGRFIPIAEHSRQIVELDRWVLRKALELMHRLHRSRPDLHLAVNLSAHSLHSEDLYDMLAGELRRLGIDASHLTLEITETAAVTDFVKAKGMISRIRELGCHFSLDDFGVGFSSFHYLRQLPASFVKIDGLFIRDLERNSDDRLLVQAMVNIAHGFGKQTVAEYVGSAEVLELLREYGVTYAQGFFISHPMPISEAFGPILAAGERQKSDVIRLPSHGGSRSPRRGGSK from the coding sequence ATGCCCGTTGCTGCCTATCCCTCGACGCGGCCGACCCGCGCCCGCCGCTCCCGACGGCCGTTTCTGAGCCTGAAGTGGCGGGCGCTGTTGCTGACCAGTCTGGTGCTGCTCGGTCTCGCGGCAATGTACACACTGCTCAGCCACGCAAACCTGAACCTGCAGTTCGAACAGCATCGCGAGGTGATCCACGAGCGGCAGGCACGCGAAAGCAAACTGGCGATGGCAAGCTCCCAAGAGCATCTGCAACAGCTGGGCTCCCTGCTCCCGTCGCTCAGCGGCATGGGTCCAGCGCTGCAGCGCCGCGATCGATCGGCGGTTGCAGCCTCGTTCGACCCGCAGTGGCCAGTGATCCAGCTCGAGGTGGGCGTCGATGAGGTCCTGATCTTCTCGAGCGAAGCCGAGCAACTGGGCGCCTGGGGCGAACCGCTGGGCAATCCCGAACGCGGTGCAGCGCCGCCGATCACCGACTGGATCCGCGAGGCGCTGGACCAGCAGACCCCTCGCCATGCACTCTGGTGCGAGAACCGATGCCGCCAGTATGCGGTGGTACCGTTGCTGGTGGACGGCATGCTCGGAGGCGCGGTGGTTCTGTCACGCTCCCTCGCGGAGGTCGCGCTGAACGCCCAGCGGATCTCGGGAAGCGATATCGGGCTGCTGATCGATCGTGCCCAGCCGGACCCCGATCTCGTTCCCGACCGGCATCTCGAGCCCTGGTCGGGTAACGTGGCCATTCTGACCGGGGAACTCCACACCCGGCCTGTCCTGCACGCGGCGAGCAGCCTTTGGACGCTGGAGACGCTGGTGCATAGCCCGCGGCAACTCGATTGGCAGGATCAGCACTACGAACTGACTGCCCTGCCGCTCGAGGTGACTCCCGGCAGTCGCGCGGGACACCTGCTGCTGATCTCGGACATTACCGAACAGATGCACGCCATCCGGCAAGACACGCGGACCGCCCTCGCAGTCGCACTGAGCGGCTGGCTGGCCGCCGAACTGCTGCTGCTGGGCATCCTCTGGGGGCCAATGGACCGTCTGCGCAGGCTGTCGGAACAGCTTCCCTTGCTGGCCCGCGGGGAGTTCCAGGCAGTACGGCGCGCAGTGGGGCAACCGCGCAAACAGCTCGCTGACGAGATCGACCTGATCGACGTGGTCACCCTGGATCTGTCGTCGCAGCTCGAGGCGCTGGAGGAACGTGTGAAGGCCCGCGACCGGGAACTCTCGGCGCGGATGGTCGAACTCGGTCGCCAACGCGATTTCGTGAACCGGCTGCTCGACACGGCGCGGGTGATCATTGTGACCCATGACGCGGGCGGCCGTGTCAGCCTGGTGAACGCCTATGGCCAGAGCCTGGTCGGGCAATCGGGGGACGAGATCCGGGGCCAGCACTTCCGGGACGTCTTCATGAACGGCGGCGGGGACCGGCCGACCGAGGAGCTTCTATCCCAGGAGGAAACCGCACTCATCGGCAACGACGGCGAATCGCGTACGATCGCCTGGTACCACGCCCCACTGCACAACGCCGAAACTGGCAACGCCACGGTGATCTCGGTCGGACTCGACGTGACTGCGCGCAAGGCCGCCGAGGAGCGTTTGAGCTGGCTCGCCAGCCACGACCCGCTGACCAACCTTCCAAATAGACGGGCCTTCCAGTTGGCGATGGAGCAGGCGTTCGAACGCCCATCCGCGCGCGGCGCCATCCTGTTCCTGGACCTTGATCAGTTCAAGGATATCAACGACTTCAGCGGTCATCAGTCGGGGGATCAGCTGCTCAACCTGGTCGCCGAGGCGCTGGAGGAAGTGGTCGGTACCGACGGGATAGTCGCCCGATTGGGTGGGGACGAGTTCGGCATCCTGCTGCGGGATGCAGAGGAAGCCCAGGCTACCGCCCTCGCCGAGCGCGTGGCCCGGCGCCTCGAACGCGTCGCGCTTCCTGTGGGGGGGCTGCGCCACCGCACCACGGCCAGCGTGGGCGTGGCGCTGTTCCCGCGCCACGGCGACAACCCCCTCGATCTGATGGCCAGCGCCGATCTCGCGATGTACCAGGCCAAGGACGCCGGCCCGGGGCACTGGCATATCCTGCCCACCGCGAACAAGGTCCGGGAGGCGGTCCAGGAACGCGTCTACTGGGTCGAGTACCTGCGGGATGCGCTGGTCGAAGAAAAGTTCGAACTGTTTGCGCAGCCCCTGCTGCGCCTGGCCGACGACCATGTGAACCACTACGAACTGCTGGTACGGATGCGCGGCCCGAACGGGGAGCTGGTCTCCCCTGGGCGCTTCATCCCAATTGCCGAGCACAGCCGGCAGATCGTCGAACTGGATCGCTGGGTTCTACGCAAGGCGCTCGAACTGATGCACCGGCTGCACCGATCCCGCCCGGATCTGCACCTGGCAGTCAATCTGTCGGCCCACTCGCTGCATTCCGAAGATCTCTACGACATGCTGGCGGGAGAACTCCGGCGCCTTGGCATCGACGCCTCGCATCTGACACTGGAAATCACGGAAACGGCCGCAGTCACCGATTTCGTAAAGGCCAAGGGCATGATCTCCCGCATCCGCGAACTGGGGTGTCATTTCTCTCTGGACGACTTCGGTGTGGGTTTCAGCTCGTTCCATTACCTGCGCCAATTGCCCGCGAGTTTCGTGAAGATCGACGGGCTGTTCATCCGTGACCTGGAACGCAATTCCGACGATCGCCTGCTGGTGCAGGCGATGGTCAACATCGCGCACGGGTTCGGCAAGCAAACGGTGGCCGAGTATGTCGGCAGCGCCGAGGTACTGGAACTGCTTAGGGAATACGGCGTGACCTATGCGCAGGGCTTCTTCATCAGCCACCCGATGCCGATTTCCGAAGCCTTCGGTCCGATCCTCGCTGCCGGCGAACGGCAAAAGTCCGACGTCATTCGCCTGCCCTCGCACGGCGGTTCCAGATCGCCGCGCCGCGGCGGATCGAAGTAG
- a CDS encoding phosphohexomutase domain-containing protein: protein MDWKALQNGSDIRGIAMGPRAELTPEVAHRLGRAFAAWLARSLGRAPERLTVAVGRDSRLTGPELMASLMQGLARDGLRVFDLGLASTPAMFMSTVTPGCACDGAVMLTASHLPPDRNGCKFFTRQGGLNRDDVSVLLELAESGDFLPTPGTGLIMPVDFMTVYARQLVERIRSGVDHPEHPERPLQGLRIVVDAGNGAGGFFVDRVLQPLGADTTGSQYLEPDGSFPNHVPNPEHPDAMAALRRAVTAQRANFGIVFDPDVDRAAAVEADGRAINRNRLVALAAAMVLREHPGSTVVTDSITSDGLTDFIERELGGVHRRFKRGYRNVINEALRLNAAGQECWLAIETSGHAALKENHFLDDGAYLMAMLLIELARARSEGRSLGTLIATLREPAESAEIRIRNDDADFRASGNQVIDALRARAGVEPDWKLVPDNHEGVRVACRGAGERGWFLLRLSLHDPVLALNIESETPGGVGRIAHRLLPLLQGFDALELSALETAAKGPGG, encoded by the coding sequence ATGGACTGGAAGGCGCTGCAGAACGGTTCGGATATCCGCGGCATTGCGATGGGCCCGCGTGCCGAATTGACTCCCGAGGTGGCGCACCGGCTGGGCAGGGCGTTTGCCGCCTGGCTCGCCCGCTCGCTCGGTCGGGCGCCCGAGCGGCTGACCGTCGCGGTCGGTCGCGACAGTCGCCTGACGGGCCCGGAGTTGATGGCGTCGCTGATGCAGGGACTGGCCCGTGACGGCCTGCGGGTCTTCGACCTGGGGCTGGCTTCGACACCGGCCATGTTCATGAGCACCGTGACGCCAGGCTGCGCCTGCGACGGAGCCGTGATGCTGACCGCGAGCCACCTCCCCCCGGACCGCAACGGCTGCAAGTTCTTTACACGCCAGGGCGGCCTGAACCGGGACGATGTCAGCGTACTGCTGGAACTGGCGGAGTCCGGCGACTTCCTGCCGACCCCCGGCACGGGATTGATCATGCCGGTCGATTTCATGACGGTGTACGCGCGCCAGCTGGTCGAGCGTATCCGCAGCGGAGTCGACCATCCGGAGCATCCTGAACGGCCGCTGCAGGGGCTGCGCATCGTCGTCGACGCCGGAAACGGCGCGGGCGGCTTCTTCGTCGACCGCGTGCTGCAGCCGCTGGGCGCGGACACCACCGGAAGCCAATACCTCGAACCCGACGGCAGCTTCCCCAACCACGTCCCGAACCCGGAACATCCGGATGCGATGGCGGCGCTGCGCCGAGCGGTGACGGCGCAGCGTGCCAATTTCGGAATCGTGTTCGATCCCGATGTCGATCGCGCGGCCGCGGTGGAGGCCGACGGCCGCGCGATCAACCGGAACCGGCTGGTCGCACTGGCAGCGGCGATGGTGCTGCGCGAGCATCCGGGTTCCACCGTGGTGACCGATTCGATCACGTCGGACGGGCTGACCGACTTCATCGAGCGTGAACTCGGGGGCGTGCATCGCCGGTTCAAGCGCGGCTACCGCAACGTGATCAACGAGGCGCTGCGATTGAACGCCGCGGGGCAGGAGTGTTGGCTTGCGATCGAGACTTCAGGGCACGCGGCATTGAAGGAGAATCATTTTCTGGATGATGGCGCCTACCTGATGGCGATGCTGCTGATCGAACTGGCCCGGGCCCGGAGCGAGGGCCGAAGCCTGGGCACGCTGATCGCGACGCTGCGTGAACCGGCAGAGAGCGCCGAGATCCGGATCAGGAACGACGACGCTGATTTCCGCGCCAGCGGCAACCAGGTGATCGACGCGCTGCGTGCCCGAGCCGGCGTCGAGCCCGACTGGAAGCTGGTGCCCGACAACCACGAGGGTGTGCGGGTCGCGTGCCGGGGTGCCGGCGAGCGGGGCTGGTTCCTGCTGCGCCTCTCGCTGCACGATCCGG